The Symphalangus syndactylus isolate Jambi chromosome 11, NHGRI_mSymSyn1-v2.1_pri, whole genome shotgun sequence genome contains a region encoding:
- the ERI2 gene encoding ERI1 exoribonuclease 2 isoform X13 — translation MATKRLARQLGLIRRKSIAPANGNLGRSKSKQLFDYLIVIDFESTCWNDGKHHHSQEIIEFPAVLLNTSTGQIESEFQAYVQPQEHPILSEFCMELTGIKQAQVDEGVPLKICLSQFCKWIHKIQQQKNIIFATGVSEPSTSEVKSCAFVTWSESSSAQHPLLLCFDT, via the exons ATGGCGACCAAGCGGCTCGCGCG GCAGCTTGGATTAATTAGGAGAAAGTCAATTGCTCCAGCAAATGGAAATCTAGGAAGAAGCAAATCCA AGCAGTTGTTTGACTACTTAATTGTCATTGATTTTGAATCGACATGCTGGAATGATGGGAAGCACCACCATAGCCAGGAAATAA TTGAATTTCCAGCAGTGTTGCTGAACACATCAACTGGACAGATTGAATCTGAGTTCCAGGCTTATGTTCAACCTCAAGAACATCCAATTCTTTCAGAATTTTGCATGGAATTGACAGGCATAAAGCAG GCTCAAGTTGATGAAGGAGTCCCTCTGAAGATTTGCTTATCTCAGTTCTGTAAATGGATTCATAAGATTCAGCAACAGAAGAACATTATTTTTGCTACTGGGGTTTCAGAGCCTTCTACTTCTGAAGTAAAATCATGTGCATTTGTTACTTGGTCAG AGTCTTCATCAGCTCAACATCCTTTGCTTTTATGCTTTGacacttag
- the ERI2 gene encoding ERI1 exoribonuclease 2 isoform X9, whose translation MATKRLARQLGLIRRKSIAPANGNLGRSKSIEFPAVLLNTSTGQIESEFQAYVQPQEHPILSEFCMELTGIKQAQVDEGVPLKICLSQFCKWIHKIQQQKNIIFATGVSEPSTSEVKSCAFVTWSDWDLGVCLEYECKRKQLLKPVFLNSWIDLRATYKLFYRRKPKGLSGALQEVGIEFSGREHSGLDDSRNTALLAWKMIRDGCVMKITRSLNKVWLSLACLQRKNYNDCMLNTASQTVTTDKF comes from the exons ATGGCGACCAAGCGGCTCGCGCG GCAGCTTGGATTAATTAGGAGAAAGTCAATTGCTCCAGCAAATGGAAATCTAGGAAGAAGCAAATCCA TTGAATTTCCAGCAGTGTTGCTGAACACATCAACTGGACAGATTGAATCTGAGTTCCAGGCTTATGTTCAACCTCAAGAACATCCAATTCTTTCAGAATTTTGCATGGAATTGACAGGCATAAAGCAG GCTCAAGTTGATGAAGGAGTCCCTCTGAAGATTTGCTTATCTCAGTTCTGTAAATGGATTCATAAGATTCAGCAACAGAAGAACATTATTTTTGCTACTGGGGTTTCAGAGCCTTCTACTTCTGAAGTAAAATCATGTGCATTTGTTACTTGGTCAG ACTGGGACTTGGGGGTTTGCCTGGAGTATGAGTGTAAAAGAAAACAGCTGTTAAAACCTGTGTTTTTAAATTCTTGGATTGATCTCAGAGCAACTTACAAG CTTTTCTATAGGAGAAAACCAAAAGGACTAAGTGGTGCCTTGCAGGAAGTAGGAATAGAATTCTCCGGACGAGAACATTCTG GGTTGGACGATTCTCGGAATACTGCCCTTCTTGCTTGGAAAATGATCAGAGATGGTTGTGTAATGAAAATTACAAGGTCGTTGAACAAG GTGTGGCTGTCACTGGCATGTCTGCAAAGGAAAAACTACAATGACTGCATGTTAAACACAGCATCACAGACTGTTACCACTGACAAATTTTGA
- the ERI2 gene encoding ERI1 exoribonuclease 2 isoform X7, protein MATKRLARQLGLIRRKSIAPANGNLGRSKSKQLFDYLIVIDFESTCWNDGKHHHSQEIIEFPAVLLNTSTGQIESEFQAYVQPQEHPILSEFCMELTGIKQAQVDEGVPLKICLSQFCKWIHKIQQQKNIIFATGVSEPSTSEVKSCAFVTWSDWDLGVCLEYECKRKQLLKPVFLNSWIDLRATYKLFYRRKPKGLSGALQEVGIEFSGREHSGLDDSRNTALLAWKMIRDGCVMKITRSLNKKLRMHSF, encoded by the exons ATGGCGACCAAGCGGCTCGCGCG GCAGCTTGGATTAATTAGGAGAAAGTCAATTGCTCCAGCAAATGGAAATCTAGGAAGAAGCAAATCCA AGCAGTTGTTTGACTACTTAATTGTCATTGATTTTGAATCGACATGCTGGAATGATGGGAAGCACCACCATAGCCAGGAAATAA TTGAATTTCCAGCAGTGTTGCTGAACACATCAACTGGACAGATTGAATCTGAGTTCCAGGCTTATGTTCAACCTCAAGAACATCCAATTCTTTCAGAATTTTGCATGGAATTGACAGGCATAAAGCAG GCTCAAGTTGATGAAGGAGTCCCTCTGAAGATTTGCTTATCTCAGTTCTGTAAATGGATTCATAAGATTCAGCAACAGAAGAACATTATTTTTGCTACTGGGGTTTCAGAGCCTTCTACTTCTGAAGTAAAATCATGTGCATTTGTTACTTGGTCAG ACTGGGACTTGGGGGTTTGCCTGGAGTATGAGTGTAAAAGAAAACAGCTGTTAAAACCTGTGTTTTTAAATTCTTGGATTGATCTCAGAGCAACTTACAAG CTTTTCTATAGGAGAAAACCAAAAGGACTAAGTGGTGCCTTGCAGGAAGTAGGAATAGAATTCTCCGGACGAGAACATTCTG GGTTGGACGATTCTCGGAATACTGCCCTTCTTGCTTGGAAAATGATCAGAGATGGTTGTGTAATGAAAATTACAAGGTCGTTGAACAAG AAATTACGAATGCACAGTTTCTAA
- the ERI2 gene encoding ERI1 exoribonuclease 2 isoform X4, whose amino-acid sequence MATKRLARQLGLIRRKSIAPANGNLGRSKSKQLFDYLIVIDFESTCWNDGKHHHSQEIIEFPAVLLNTSTGQIESEFQAYVQPQEHPILSEFCMELTGIKQAQVDEGVPLKICLSQFCKWIHKIQQQKNIIFATGVSEPSTSEVKSCAFVTWSDWDLGVCLEYECKRKQLLKPVFLNSWIDLRATYKLFYRRKPKGLSGALQEVGIEFSGREHSGLDDSRNTALLAWKMIRDGCVMKITRSLNKVVPKGIHAVPKLSHQQKNNPSLFMKKSLHHLIAPQ is encoded by the exons ATGGCGACCAAGCGGCTCGCGCG GCAGCTTGGATTAATTAGGAGAAAGTCAATTGCTCCAGCAAATGGAAATCTAGGAAGAAGCAAATCCA AGCAGTTGTTTGACTACTTAATTGTCATTGATTTTGAATCGACATGCTGGAATGATGGGAAGCACCACCATAGCCAGGAAATAA TTGAATTTCCAGCAGTGTTGCTGAACACATCAACTGGACAGATTGAATCTGAGTTCCAGGCTTATGTTCAACCTCAAGAACATCCAATTCTTTCAGAATTTTGCATGGAATTGACAGGCATAAAGCAG GCTCAAGTTGATGAAGGAGTCCCTCTGAAGATTTGCTTATCTCAGTTCTGTAAATGGATTCATAAGATTCAGCAACAGAAGAACATTATTTTTGCTACTGGGGTTTCAGAGCCTTCTACTTCTGAAGTAAAATCATGTGCATTTGTTACTTGGTCAG ACTGGGACTTGGGGGTTTGCCTGGAGTATGAGTGTAAAAGAAAACAGCTGTTAAAACCTGTGTTTTTAAATTCTTGGATTGATCTCAGAGCAACTTACAAG CTTTTCTATAGGAGAAAACCAAAAGGACTAAGTGGTGCCTTGCAGGAAGTAGGAATAGAATTCTCCGGACGAGAACATTCTG GGTTGGACGATTCTCGGAATACTGCCCTTCTTGCTTGGAAAATGATCAGAGATGGTTGTGTAATGAAAATTACAAGGTCGTTGAACAAG GTGGTACCAAAAGGAATCCATGCAGTCCCCAAGCTTTCCCACCAGCAAAAAAACAACCCTTCACTATTCATGAAGAAAAGTCTACATCATCTGATTGCTCCCCAGTAA
- the ERI2 gene encoding ERI1 exoribonuclease 2 isoform X10 produces MATKRLARQLGLIRRKSIAPANGNLGRSKSIEFPAVLLNTSTGQIESEFQAYVQPQEHPILSEFCMELTGIKQAQVDEGVPLKICLSQFCKWIHKIQQQKNIIFATGVSEPSTSEVKSCAFVTWSDWDLGVCLEYECKRKQLLKPVFLNSWIDLRATYKLFYRRKPKGLSGALQEVGIEFSGREHSGLDDSRNTALLAWKMIRDGCVMKITRSLNKKLRMHSF; encoded by the exons ATGGCGACCAAGCGGCTCGCGCG GCAGCTTGGATTAATTAGGAGAAAGTCAATTGCTCCAGCAAATGGAAATCTAGGAAGAAGCAAATCCA TTGAATTTCCAGCAGTGTTGCTGAACACATCAACTGGACAGATTGAATCTGAGTTCCAGGCTTATGTTCAACCTCAAGAACATCCAATTCTTTCAGAATTTTGCATGGAATTGACAGGCATAAAGCAG GCTCAAGTTGATGAAGGAGTCCCTCTGAAGATTTGCTTATCTCAGTTCTGTAAATGGATTCATAAGATTCAGCAACAGAAGAACATTATTTTTGCTACTGGGGTTTCAGAGCCTTCTACTTCTGAAGTAAAATCATGTGCATTTGTTACTTGGTCAG ACTGGGACTTGGGGGTTTGCCTGGAGTATGAGTGTAAAAGAAAACAGCTGTTAAAACCTGTGTTTTTAAATTCTTGGATTGATCTCAGAGCAACTTACAAG CTTTTCTATAGGAGAAAACCAAAAGGACTAAGTGGTGCCTTGCAGGAAGTAGGAATAGAATTCTCCGGACGAGAACATTCTG GGTTGGACGATTCTCGGAATACTGCCCTTCTTGCTTGGAAAATGATCAGAGATGGTTGTGTAATGAAAATTACAAGGTCGTTGAACAAG AAATTACGAATGCACAGTTTCTAA
- the ERI2 gene encoding ERI1 exoribonuclease 2 isoform X6 → MATKRLARQLGLIRRKSIAPANGNLGRSKSKQLFDYLIVIDFESTCWNDGKHHHSQEIIEFPAVLLNTSTGQIESEFQAYVQPQEHPILSEFCMELTGIKQAQVDEGVPLKICLSQFCKWIHKIQQQKNIIFATGVSEPSTSEVKSCAFVTWSDWDLGVCLEYECKRKQLLKPVFLNSWIDLRATYKLFYRRKPKGLSGALQEVGIEFSGREHSGLDDSRNTALLAWKMIRDGCVMKITRSLNKLWNLQNLTSEAQYK, encoded by the exons ATGGCGACCAAGCGGCTCGCGCG GCAGCTTGGATTAATTAGGAGAAAGTCAATTGCTCCAGCAAATGGAAATCTAGGAAGAAGCAAATCCA AGCAGTTGTTTGACTACTTAATTGTCATTGATTTTGAATCGACATGCTGGAATGATGGGAAGCACCACCATAGCCAGGAAATAA TTGAATTTCCAGCAGTGTTGCTGAACACATCAACTGGACAGATTGAATCTGAGTTCCAGGCTTATGTTCAACCTCAAGAACATCCAATTCTTTCAGAATTTTGCATGGAATTGACAGGCATAAAGCAG GCTCAAGTTGATGAAGGAGTCCCTCTGAAGATTTGCTTATCTCAGTTCTGTAAATGGATTCATAAGATTCAGCAACAGAAGAACATTATTTTTGCTACTGGGGTTTCAGAGCCTTCTACTTCTGAAGTAAAATCATGTGCATTTGTTACTTGGTCAG ACTGGGACTTGGGGGTTTGCCTGGAGTATGAGTGTAAAAGAAAACAGCTGTTAAAACCTGTGTTTTTAAATTCTTGGATTGATCTCAGAGCAACTTACAAG CTTTTCTATAGGAGAAAACCAAAAGGACTAAGTGGTGCCTTGCAGGAAGTAGGAATAGAATTCTCCGGACGAGAACATTCTG GGTTGGACGATTCTCGGAATACTGCCCTTCTTGCTTGGAAAATGATCAGAGATGGTTGTGTAATGAAAATTACAAGGTCGTTGAACAAG CTGTGGAACCTACAGAACCTTACTTCAGAAGCCCAATATAAGTAA
- the ERI2 gene encoding ERI1 exoribonuclease 2 isoform X5 has protein sequence MATKRLARQLGLIRRKSIAPANGNLGRSKSKQLFDYLIVIDFESTCWNDGKHHHSQEIIEFPAVLLNTSTGQIESEFQAYVQPQEHPILSEFCMELTGIKQAQVDEGVPLKICLSQFCKWIHKIQQQKNIIFATGVSEPSTSEVKSCAFVTWSDWDLGVCLEYECKRKQLLKPVFLNSWIDLRATYKLFYRRKPKGLSGALQEVGIEFSGREHSGLDDSRNTALLAWKMIRDGCVMKITRSLNKVWLSLACLQRKNYNDCMLNTASQTVTTDKF, from the exons ATGGCGACCAAGCGGCTCGCGCG GCAGCTTGGATTAATTAGGAGAAAGTCAATTGCTCCAGCAAATGGAAATCTAGGAAGAAGCAAATCCA AGCAGTTGTTTGACTACTTAATTGTCATTGATTTTGAATCGACATGCTGGAATGATGGGAAGCACCACCATAGCCAGGAAATAA TTGAATTTCCAGCAGTGTTGCTGAACACATCAACTGGACAGATTGAATCTGAGTTCCAGGCTTATGTTCAACCTCAAGAACATCCAATTCTTTCAGAATTTTGCATGGAATTGACAGGCATAAAGCAG GCTCAAGTTGATGAAGGAGTCCCTCTGAAGATTTGCTTATCTCAGTTCTGTAAATGGATTCATAAGATTCAGCAACAGAAGAACATTATTTTTGCTACTGGGGTTTCAGAGCCTTCTACTTCTGAAGTAAAATCATGTGCATTTGTTACTTGGTCAG ACTGGGACTTGGGGGTTTGCCTGGAGTATGAGTGTAAAAGAAAACAGCTGTTAAAACCTGTGTTTTTAAATTCTTGGATTGATCTCAGAGCAACTTACAAG CTTTTCTATAGGAGAAAACCAAAAGGACTAAGTGGTGCCTTGCAGGAAGTAGGAATAGAATTCTCCGGACGAGAACATTCTG GGTTGGACGATTCTCGGAATACTGCCCTTCTTGCTTGGAAAATGATCAGAGATGGTTGTGTAATGAAAATTACAAGGTCGTTGAACAAG GTGTGGCTGTCACTGGCATGTCTGCAAAGGAAAAACTACAATGACTGCATGTTAAACACAGCATCACAGACTGTTACCACTGACAAATTTTGA
- the ERI2 gene encoding ERI1 exoribonuclease 2 isoform X2, translated as MATKRLARQLGLIRRKSIAPANGNLGRSKSIEFPAVLLNTSTGQIESEFQAYVQPQEHPILSEFCMELTGIKQAQVDEGVPLKICLSQFCKWIHKIQQQKNIIFATGVSEPSTSEVKSCAFVTWSDWDLGVCLEYECKRKQLLKPVFLNSWIDLRATYKLFYRRKPKGLSGALQEVGIEFSGREHSGLDDSRNTALLAWKMIRDGCVMKITRSLNKVPTKKNSSILARNLNTNQVEEMSACNICIQGPSIYNKEPKNTINPHEKVQMKSICANSTIKAQQDQLQVKNNIKASLHNVKSSLSLFNTKSSTSVGQLQSPTLNSPIYMQKQGKNEHLAFNTKSKASTVGSELVLVSTTIPTVHHVSDLEMSSTLDCLPVLADWEDVVLLPASQPEENVDCTVPISDSEISFNSGERLMVLKELEMPSHENFGDIEETPQKSETSKSIVYKSPHTTIYNVKEAKDPGSNISAFKLPEHKSSTFNRVNANMSHPLVLGKHPLLSGGTKRNPCSPQAFPPAKKQPFTIHEEKSTSSDCSPVRSSSWKRLPSILTSTVNLQEPWKSRKMTPPLCKCGRRSKRLVVSNNGPNHGKVFYCCPIGKYQENRKCCGYFKWEQTLQKERANSMVPSHSTGGLTFNSPETSHICDRNLSISTKNSLRLRPSMRN; from the exons ATGGCGACCAAGCGGCTCGCGCG GCAGCTTGGATTAATTAGGAGAAAGTCAATTGCTCCAGCAAATGGAAATCTAGGAAGAAGCAAATCCA TTGAATTTCCAGCAGTGTTGCTGAACACATCAACTGGACAGATTGAATCTGAGTTCCAGGCTTATGTTCAACCTCAAGAACATCCAATTCTTTCAGAATTTTGCATGGAATTGACAGGCATAAAGCAG GCTCAAGTTGATGAAGGAGTCCCTCTGAAGATTTGCTTATCTCAGTTCTGTAAATGGATTCATAAGATTCAGCAACAGAAGAACATTATTTTTGCTACTGGGGTTTCAGAGCCTTCTACTTCTGAAGTAAAATCATGTGCATTTGTTACTTGGTCAG ACTGGGACTTGGGGGTTTGCCTGGAGTATGAGTGTAAAAGAAAACAGCTGTTAAAACCTGTGTTTTTAAATTCTTGGATTGATCTCAGAGCAACTTACAAG CTTTTCTATAGGAGAAAACCAAAAGGACTAAGTGGTGCCTTGCAGGAAGTAGGAATAGAATTCTCCGGACGAGAACATTCTG GGTTGGACGATTCTCGGAATACTGCCCTTCTTGCTTGGAAAATGATCAGAGATGGTTGTGTAATGAAAATTACAAGGTCGTTGAACAAG GTTCCCACTAAGAAGAATTCCAGCATTCTGGCCAGAAATTTGAATACAAATCAAGTTGAAGAAATGTCTGCCTGTAACATTTGCATCCAGGGTCCCAGTATATATAATAAGGAgcctaaaaatacaataaatcctCATGAAAAAGTTCAAATGAAGTCAATTTGTGCaaattctactataaaggcacagCAGGATCAATTACAagtaaaaaacaatataaaagcaaGTCTTCACAATGTCAAAAGTTCCTTATCTCTTTTTAATACTAAGTCCTCTACTTCTGTGGGGCAGTTGCAGTCTCCTACCTTGAATTCACCTATCTATAtgcaaaagcaaggaaaaaatgaaCATCTTGCATTTAATACCAAATCTAAGGCTTCAACAGTTGGTTCAGAATTGGTACTTGTTTCTACCACCATTCCAACTGTTCATCATGTTTCTGATTTGGAAATGAGCTCTACTCTGGACTGTTTACCTGTGTTGGCTGATTGGGAGGATGTGGTTTTACTGCCAGCATCTCAGCCTGAGGAAAACGTAGACTGTACAGTTCCCATTAGTGACTCAgagatttcatttaattctggAGAAAGATTAATGGTTTTGAAAGAATTGGAAATGCCAAGTCATGAAAACTTTGGAGACATAGAGGAAACTCCTCAAAAATCTGAGACTTCTAAGTCTATTGTGTACAAGAGTCCTCACACTACCATTTATAATGTAAAAGAAGCCAAAGATCCAGGTTCAAATATTTCTGCCTTTAAGTTACCTGAACACAAATCAAGTACCTTCAACAGAGTTAATGCCAATATGTCTCATCCTTTAGTTTTGGGGAAACATCCTCTTCTTTCAGGTGGTACCAAAAGGAATCCATGCAGTCCCCAAGCTTTCCCACCAGCAAAAAAACAACCCTTCACTATTCATGAAGAAAAGTCTACATCATCTGATTGCTCCCCAGTAAGAAGTTCTTCCTGGAAGCGTCTCCCATCTATATTAACTTCTACAGTTAACCTACAAGAGCCTTGGAAGAGTAGGAAAATGACACCTCCATTATGCAAGTGTGGTCGGAGATCTAAGAGACTTGTTGTTTCTAATAATGGACCAAACCACGGAAAAGTCTTCTATTGTTGCCCTATTGGGAAAtaccaagaaaacagaaaatgttgtGGTTATTTCAAATGGGAACAAACACTTCAAAAGGAAAGAGCCAACAGCATGGTTCCATCTCATTCCACAGGGGGACTCACTTTTAATTCTCCAGAAACAAGCCATATTTGTGACAGAAATTTAAGTATTTCCACCAAAAATTCTTTGAGACTCAGGCCTTCAATGAGGAATTGA
- the ERI2 gene encoding ERI1 exoribonuclease 2 isoform X8 has translation MATKRLARQLGLIRRKSIAPANGNLGRSKSIEFPAVLLNTSTGQIESEFQAYVQPQEHPILSEFCMELTGIKQAQVDEGVPLKICLSQFCKWIHKIQQQKNIIFATGVSEPSTSEVKSCAFVTWSDWDLGVCLEYECKRKQLLKPVFLNSWIDLRATYKLFYRRKPKGLSGALQEVGIEFSGREHSGLDDSRNTALLAWKMIRDGCVMKITRSLNKVVPKGIHAVPKLSHQQKNNPSLFMKKSLHHLIAPQ, from the exons ATGGCGACCAAGCGGCTCGCGCG GCAGCTTGGATTAATTAGGAGAAAGTCAATTGCTCCAGCAAATGGAAATCTAGGAAGAAGCAAATCCA TTGAATTTCCAGCAGTGTTGCTGAACACATCAACTGGACAGATTGAATCTGAGTTCCAGGCTTATGTTCAACCTCAAGAACATCCAATTCTTTCAGAATTTTGCATGGAATTGACAGGCATAAAGCAG GCTCAAGTTGATGAAGGAGTCCCTCTGAAGATTTGCTTATCTCAGTTCTGTAAATGGATTCATAAGATTCAGCAACAGAAGAACATTATTTTTGCTACTGGGGTTTCAGAGCCTTCTACTTCTGAAGTAAAATCATGTGCATTTGTTACTTGGTCAG ACTGGGACTTGGGGGTTTGCCTGGAGTATGAGTGTAAAAGAAAACAGCTGTTAAAACCTGTGTTTTTAAATTCTTGGATTGATCTCAGAGCAACTTACAAG CTTTTCTATAGGAGAAAACCAAAAGGACTAAGTGGTGCCTTGCAGGAAGTAGGAATAGAATTCTCCGGACGAGAACATTCTG GGTTGGACGATTCTCGGAATACTGCCCTTCTTGCTTGGAAAATGATCAGAGATGGTTGTGTAATGAAAATTACAAGGTCGTTGAACAAG GTGGTACCAAAAGGAATCCATGCAGTCCCCAAGCTTTCCCACCAGCAAAAAAACAACCCTTCACTATTCATGAAGAAAAGTCTACATCATCTGATTGCTCCCCAGTAA
- the ERI2 gene encoding ERI1 exoribonuclease 2 isoform X1, with translation MATKRLARQLGLIRRKSIAPANGNLGRSKSKQLFDYLIVIDFESTCWNDGKHHHSQEIIEFPAVLLNTSTGQIESEFQAYVQPQEHPILSEFCMELTGIKQAQVDEGVPLKICLSQFCKWIHKIQQQKNIIFATGVSEPSTSEVKSCAFVTWSDWDLGVCLEYECKRKQLLKPVFLNSWIDLRATYKLFYRRKPKGLSGALQEVGIEFSGREHSGLDDSRNTALLAWKMIRDGCVMKITRSLNKVPTKKNSSILARNLNTNQVEEMSACNICIQGPSIYNKEPKNTINPHEKVQMKSICANSTIKAQQDQLQVKNNIKASLHNVKSSLSLFNTKSSTSVGQLQSPTLNSPIYMQKQGKNEHLAFNTKSKASTVGSELVLVSTTIPTVHHVSDLEMSSTLDCLPVLADWEDVVLLPASQPEENVDCTVPISDSEISFNSGERLMVLKELEMPSHENFGDIEETPQKSETSKSIVYKSPHTTIYNVKEAKDPGSNISAFKLPEHKSSTFNRVNANMSHPLVLGKHPLLSGGTKRNPCSPQAFPPAKKQPFTIHEEKSTSSDCSPVRSSSWKRLPSILTSTVNLQEPWKSRKMTPPLCKCGRRSKRLVVSNNGPNHGKVFYCCPIGKYQENRKCCGYFKWEQTLQKERANSMVPSHSTGGLTFNSPETSHICDRNLSISTKNSLRLRPSMRN, from the exons ATGGCGACCAAGCGGCTCGCGCG GCAGCTTGGATTAATTAGGAGAAAGTCAATTGCTCCAGCAAATGGAAATCTAGGAAGAAGCAAATCCA AGCAGTTGTTTGACTACTTAATTGTCATTGATTTTGAATCGACATGCTGGAATGATGGGAAGCACCACCATAGCCAGGAAATAA TTGAATTTCCAGCAGTGTTGCTGAACACATCAACTGGACAGATTGAATCTGAGTTCCAGGCTTATGTTCAACCTCAAGAACATCCAATTCTTTCAGAATTTTGCATGGAATTGACAGGCATAAAGCAG GCTCAAGTTGATGAAGGAGTCCCTCTGAAGATTTGCTTATCTCAGTTCTGTAAATGGATTCATAAGATTCAGCAACAGAAGAACATTATTTTTGCTACTGGGGTTTCAGAGCCTTCTACTTCTGAAGTAAAATCATGTGCATTTGTTACTTGGTCAG ACTGGGACTTGGGGGTTTGCCTGGAGTATGAGTGTAAAAGAAAACAGCTGTTAAAACCTGTGTTTTTAAATTCTTGGATTGATCTCAGAGCAACTTACAAG CTTTTCTATAGGAGAAAACCAAAAGGACTAAGTGGTGCCTTGCAGGAAGTAGGAATAGAATTCTCCGGACGAGAACATTCTG GGTTGGACGATTCTCGGAATACTGCCCTTCTTGCTTGGAAAATGATCAGAGATGGTTGTGTAATGAAAATTACAAGGTCGTTGAACAAG GTTCCCACTAAGAAGAATTCCAGCATTCTGGCCAGAAATTTGAATACAAATCAAGTTGAAGAAATGTCTGCCTGTAACATTTGCATCCAGGGTCCCAGTATATATAATAAGGAgcctaaaaatacaataaatcctCATGAAAAAGTTCAAATGAAGTCAATTTGTGCaaattctactataaaggcacagCAGGATCAATTACAagtaaaaaacaatataaaagcaaGTCTTCACAATGTCAAAAGTTCCTTATCTCTTTTTAATACTAAGTCCTCTACTTCTGTGGGGCAGTTGCAGTCTCCTACCTTGAATTCACCTATCTATAtgcaaaagcaaggaaaaaatgaaCATCTTGCATTTAATACCAAATCTAAGGCTTCAACAGTTGGTTCAGAATTGGTACTTGTTTCTACCACCATTCCAACTGTTCATCATGTTTCTGATTTGGAAATGAGCTCTACTCTGGACTGTTTACCTGTGTTGGCTGATTGGGAGGATGTGGTTTTACTGCCAGCATCTCAGCCTGAGGAAAACGTAGACTGTACAGTTCCCATTAGTGACTCAgagatttcatttaattctggAGAAAGATTAATGGTTTTGAAAGAATTGGAAATGCCAAGTCATGAAAACTTTGGAGACATAGAGGAAACTCCTCAAAAATCTGAGACTTCTAAGTCTATTGTGTACAAGAGTCCTCACACTACCATTTATAATGTAAAAGAAGCCAAAGATCCAGGTTCAAATATTTCTGCCTTTAAGTTACCTGAACACAAATCAAGTACCTTCAACAGAGTTAATGCCAATATGTCTCATCCTTTAGTTTTGGGGAAACATCCTCTTCTTTCAGGTGGTACCAAAAGGAATCCATGCAGTCCCCAAGCTTTCCCACCAGCAAAAAAACAACCCTTCACTATTCATGAAGAAAAGTCTACATCATCTGATTGCTCCCCAGTAAGAAGTTCTTCCTGGAAGCGTCTCCCATCTATATTAACTTCTACAGTTAACCTACAAGAGCCTTGGAAGAGTAGGAAAATGACACCTCCATTATGCAAGTGTGGTCGGAGATCTAAGAGACTTGTTGTTTCTAATAATGGACCAAACCACGGAAAAGTCTTCTATTGTTGCCCTATTGGGAAAtaccaagaaaacagaaaatgttgtGGTTATTTCAAATGGGAACAAACACTTCAAAAGGAAAGAGCCAACAGCATGGTTCCATCTCATTCCACAGGGGGACTCACTTTTAATTCTCCAGAAACAAGCCATATTTGTGACAGAAATTTAAGTATTTCCACCAAAAATTCTTTGAGACTCAGGCCTTCAATGAGGAATTGA